From Desulfuromonas sp., one genomic window encodes:
- a CDS encoding mechanosensitive ion channel family protein yields the protein MDSLLPFLEKSFLGITVQSWLTALGIIIAAWIVKRIFGVIYDRVLHSISAKTKNDYDDLIITSLQKPAEMLVFIGGLFLALQTLELPARPVNLQSLSHAMIQVLVTIAIARAFFNMAGIIDRLLCKRVECSSSSLDENLVGMMRKFLRGLIIFFAILMVIQNLGYSITGLLASLGIGGIAVAMAARDSIANIFGSLMIIFDRPFKAGDWILAGDIEGTVEEVGFRSTKIRTFAKTLITVPNNVIANMAVDNFSRMPKRRIKLNIGVTYDTTSKQMQTAVEKIRQLLKDDPAIDQEFFLVNFTDFGASSLDIMVYCFTTTTNWGEYLDARQALSLKIMETLEALGLEIAFPSRTVYLHESGESKPTGQ from the coding sequence ATGGACTCTCTGCTACCCTTTCTCGAAAAATCTTTTCTCGGAATTACCGTGCAATCATGGCTGACCGCCCTCGGCATCATCATCGCCGCCTGGATCGTCAAACGGATTTTCGGCGTCATCTACGACCGCGTTTTGCATTCGATCAGTGCCAAAACAAAAAACGATTATGATGACCTGATCATCACCAGCCTCCAGAAACCGGCCGAAATGCTGGTTTTTATCGGCGGGCTGTTCCTTGCTCTACAGACCCTCGAGCTGCCGGCCAGGCCTGTTAACCTGCAATCCCTGTCGCATGCGATGATCCAGGTTCTGGTGACCATAGCGATCGCCCGGGCCTTTTTCAACATGGCCGGCATTATCGACCGCTTGCTGTGCAAACGGGTCGAATGCAGTTCTTCATCCCTCGACGAAAACCTGGTCGGCATGATGCGTAAGTTTCTGCGTGGCCTGATCATTTTCTTCGCCATTCTGATGGTCATTCAGAACCTCGGCTATTCAATCACCGGCCTGCTCGCTTCGCTCGGAATCGGCGGCATTGCCGTCGCCATGGCAGCACGTGATTCGATCGCCAACATCTTCGGATCGCTGATGATTATCTTTGACCGTCCGTTCAAGGCGGGCGACTGGATTCTCGCCGGCGATATTGAAGGGACCGTTGAAGAGGTCGGGTTCCGCTCAACCAAAATCCGGACTTTTGCCAAAACCCTGATTACCGTGCCGAACAATGTGATTGCCAATATGGCGGTCGACAACTTCAGCCGGATGCCGAAACGGCGCATCAAGCTGAATATCGGCGTCACCTACGATACGACCTCGAAACAGATGCAGACGGCGGTGGAAAAGATCCGGCAACTGCTCAAGGACGACCCGGCCATCGATCAGGAATTCTTCCTCGTCAACTTCACCGACTTCGGAGCTTCATCCCTCGACATCATGGTCTATTGTTTTACCACGACCACTAACTGGGGCGAATATCTCGATGCCCGGCAGGCTTTGAGCCTGAAAATAATGGAGACGCTCGAAGCGTTGGGACTGGAGATTGCCTTCCCGAGCCGGACCGTCTACCTGCATGAGAGTGGTGAATCAAAACCGACTGGACAGTAA